DNA from Kiloniellales bacterium:
GGGTCATCTCGGCGACCTTCCGGACGCCGTTGTTCGCCGTGATGGACATGGAGACCCAGCGGCGGAGATCGGCCTCGCCGCGCTCCGCCTGGAGGCCCGCCAGGCGGATCAGCTTCTCGCCGATCGCGTCGCCCCGGGCCTCGGCGCGCGACGTTCCTCCTTCAAGGAGTTCGTCGATCGCCGCTTCGATCTCCGCGAGTTCGGACGCCGAACCCGCGCGGGCAAGCGCCATTGTTCGCCTCGTGCATGCTGGCTCTGGGGAAGGGCTCTCGGAGAGCATCCTTTCCGCGCCTTTAGAATTGATTAACGCAAACAGCCTAGCTCGATCGTCGCCAGGGTTAGGGCGCGGGCTGATTGAACAGGATCCGGCGCTCGGAGTCGTCCGGCGGCTCGCTGCGCCGGTACTCCTTGCCGAGATCGACTCCGCGCTGGACCGCCGGCCGCTGTTTGATGGCGTTGCGCCAGCGCGACACGTTGGGGAAGTCGTCGAGCGAGAGACCGACCGCCTTGACGATCAGCACCCAGGGCCAGGAGATCATGTCGGCGATCGAGTAGGCCTCGCCGACGATGAATTCGCGACTTCTCAGGCGGTTCTCCAGAATGGTGAGACAGCGGTTGTACTCGTCGGTATAGCGCTGCAGGGCGTAGCCGTCCTTCTCGCCCTCCGGGGCGTAGTTGTAGAAGTGGCTGTACTGGCCGGCCATGGGCCCGAGATTGCCGACCTGCCAGAACAGCCACTCGAGGGTCTCCTTGCGGCCGAGGGGGTCGCGCGCCATGAAGCGCCCCGTCTTCTCCGCGAGATAAAGCAGGATCGCGCCCGACTCGAAGACCGGGACCGCTTCGCCCTCGACGTCGTGGTCGACGATCGCCGGCATGCGGTGGTTCGGGCTGATCGCCAGGAATTCCGGCGCGAACTGGTCGCCCTTGCCGATGTCGAGCGGGATCATGCGGTAGGGCAGGGCGCATTCCTCGAGCATTATGGAGATCTTCCAGCCGTTGGGCGTCGGCCAGTAGTAGAAGTCGAGCGGCTGGCTCATGGGTTGTCTTCCAGTGTCGTGATTCCGGCCGCGGCGAGCGTGGCGATCTCGTCGTCGCCGAGGCCGAGCTCGCGCAGGATCTCGGCGCTGTGCTGGCCCAGATTGGGTGCCGGGTGGCGCAGCGCCGTCGGCGTCTTGGAGAAGCGTGGCGCGGGCCGGGCCTGGCGCAGCGTGCCGGCGACCGGGTGCTCGCTCTCCACCAGCGTCTCGTTGGCTTGGAGCTGGGGATGGCGGATCATGTCGCGCCGGCGCAGGACCGGCGCGCAGGGCACGTCTTCGGCCTCCAGGCGCTCGAGCCAGGCGGCCGAGGTCCCGCTCCGGAGCACCTCCTGGGTGAGCGCCAGGCGGTCGTCGATGTTCTCCTGCCGCAGGGCCGTGGTGGCGAAGCGGGGATCCTCCAGCCACTCAGGCTTGTCGAAGGCCCGGCAGAGGGCGGCCCATTCCTTGTCGGACTGCACCGCGACGCTGATGTAGCCGTCCGCGGTCTCGTAGATCAGGTCGATGAAGCTCTGCGCCGTCTCGGTCTCGAACTCGTCGCCGACGAAGGTGTGGCCGCCCATGTCCGAGCCCCAGAGAAACGCGACGACGGCGTCGAGCATGGAGAGGCTGATGTGCTGGCCCTCGCCGGTGCGGGCGCGCGCCAGCAGCGCCGCTGTGATCGCCTGGGCCGCCGCGAATCCGGCCAGCTTGTCGGGCAGGATGGTCCGGACCAGGCGCGGGCGCTCCTCGTCGGAGCCGGCCTGGACCGTGGTCAGGCCGGAGAGCGCCTGGACCAGCGGGTCGTAGGTCGGCTTCTGGGCGAAGGGGCCGGTCTCGCCGAAGCCGCTGATCGAGGCGTAGACGATGTCCGGCGCGACCGCGCGGATCGCCGCCTCGCCGAGCCCCATGCGCTCCGCCACCCCGGGCCGGAAGTTCTGCACCAGCACGTCCGATCTCTCGGCCAGGCGCTTCGCCAGGTCCACCCCGCGCGGCTGCTTGAGGTCGAGGGTGATCGAGCGCTTGTTCCGGTTGTTGTTGACGAAGGAGGCGGTCATGCCGTTGCGCCGGGTCGAGACCTGGCGGGTGTGGTCGCCGCCGCGGGGGTTCTCGACCTTGATGACGTCTGCGCCCTGATCAGCCAGGAGCAGGGTCGCCGTCGGGCCGGAGATCATCGAAGTGAGATCGAGGATGCGCACACCCTCGAGAGGACCGGACATGGTGGTCTCGCGCGTCTGTTGGGCGCCGAGTATGACCGCTTTAACCCCGGACATGAAGGCCGGAGAGCGCTCTACCTCATGAGTCTAGAGCAGTTTCACGCGGTAAATGGATCGCCTCAGGCGGTTCCGTTTGACCGCGATCTGCTATCGGACAGTGGCGCTCTCCCATAGGTAATTTTTGAGTAGCGTTAACGGAGCGAAACATGCAACTTAGGGCCGTCGAGGGCGCGTTGGGGAAAGCTCCGGGCCGGAATGGCCAACCGGGCGCTTATGGCCCGGTTCAGAGAGCGGGAACGCCCTCCCTGGTGTGAACGGGACGGGGTAGGTAATGACGGGTCTTAACCGGAATTTCGGCGGATTTCTGCTGGTCGTGGCGCTGGCCGCGGCCTCCTTGGTGCCGGGCAGAGCCGCCCTCGCCGACGAGGCGGAGAGCTTCATCAAGAGCTTCGCGGATCGCTCCCTGGTGGAAGTGATCGAACCGGAGCTGCCGGACGACGAGCGCAGCCGGCGCATCAAGCTCCTGCTGCGCGAGCACGTCGACATTCCCACGGTGTCCCGCTTCGTGCTGGGGCGCTACTGGCGCAAGGCCGACGAGACCGACCGCGAGGGCTTTATCCGGGCGCTGGAGGCGAGCCTCGCCTACAACCTGCTGACCCTGCTCAAGAACTACTCGGGCGAGAGCCTGGTGGTCGACGGCAGCGAGCCTGCCGGCAAGAGCGGCAAGGCGATCATCGTCAAGTCGCGCATGCTGCAGCCCCAGGGCGAGCCCTTCGCGATCGATTGGCGCCTCAAGCGCCGCGATCAGGGCTATCGGATCATCGACGTCGCGACCGAGGGGGTCAGCATGGCGCTCACCCTGCGCGCGGAGTACGGCTCGTTCCTCAAGCGCAAGGGCGACGTATCGGCGCTGACCGCGGCTCTGGAAAAGCGGCTCCTCACGGAAACCTCCGTGTCCACCGCCGAGGCGCCGCAGTAGATTCTTCAGCCGCCGCCTTTGCACGACGCGAAGAGGTATTCGCCGTCGTATTCCGTGCCGGGTAGGTCGACGTAGCCGGTGTAGGTCGGGTAGGGCGCGCCGATGCAGACCTTCCTCTGCGTTCGGCTGATCTGCACGGGCCAGAGTTGCCGGGCCCTTGGCCTGAGCTGTTCATGCCTGATCAGCTCGAGTCGCCGTTCCCACGAGAAGGGGCCGCGCGACCCCGGTGCTTCCCGCAGCACCAGACCGTAAGGCAGCTGCTGGCCGTCGACGGCGTCGTAGTCCCAGAAGCCGACAAGCTCCCACTCGACCGCGTTCGTCGGGACCGGCTGCGCGGCGGCCTGGGCGGGAGCGCTGCCCTTGGCGGCCACGATCATGGGCGGACGGGCGAAGATCATTTTCGCGTAGGCGATGCCGCCGGGGCCCTTGATGTCCATGCGGTCGATGGTGATCGCGCGGATCTTTGTCGCCTGGGTCGAGAGGTTCTCGGCCCGCACCTTGAAGGGATAGGGGGTATCGGCGATCAGCGTGGCCGAACGTTGCGTGCGGTCCCCGGCGTCGGGCCCGAAGGCGGCCGCCGTGTTGTAGGAAACGCCGGTGTCGTCCTGTAGCCGCGTATAGTGGGCGCCGAGGACCGTTACCTGGCGGTCCTGGAACCGGCTGGTCGCGGTGAAGCTGCAGGTGGCGACCCGTGTGTCCGAGATCGCGCAGCCCTGCACCTCGACCACCACGCCATGCATTTCCTTCGTGGTCGTGTCCAGCAGGCTGGTCTGGGCCGGTGCGGTAGAACAGGCGGTCAGGGCCGCGAGCCCGGTCAGCGCAGCGCACGTGAAGGCTCTCATCATGGAAGTCCCCTCGAAAGAATCCGTTCTGAAAATTCAGCGGCCGGGTTCCGACCCGAGATTAGCGGCCGGCCCGACCTCAATAAGCCTTTGCGGCGAGCCTAGCTCAAAGCGGCGGCCCCGAATATAACCATCCGTTGCATTGTTACGCTGGACACAACTTTGCCCCAGCCCGGCGGTTCAGCCGGTTTCGCTCGTCTGGTAGGCGGCGCGGTCGAGCCAGTCCTGGCTGATCTCGACGCCC
Protein-coding regions in this window:
- a CDS encoding glutathione binding-like protein; amino-acid sequence: MSQPLDFYYWPTPNGWKISIMLEECALPYRMIPLDIGKGDQFAPEFLAISPNHRMPAIVDHDVEGEAVPVFESGAILLYLAEKTGRFMARDPLGRKETLEWLFWQVGNLGPMAGQYSHFYNYAPEGEKDGYALQRYTDEYNRCLTILENRLRSREFIVGEAYSIADMISWPWVLIVKAVGLSLDDFPNVSRWRNAIKQRPAVQRGVDLGKEYRRSEPPDDSERRILFNQPAP
- a CDS encoding CoA transferase, which produces MSGPLEGVRILDLTSMISGPTATLLLADQGADVIKVENPRGGDHTRQVSTRRNGMTASFVNNNRNKRSITLDLKQPRGVDLAKRLAERSDVLVQNFRPGVAERMGLGEAAIRAVAPDIVYASISGFGETGPFAQKPTYDPLVQALSGLTTVQAGSDEERPRLVRTILPDKLAGFAAAQAITAALLARARTGEGQHISLSMLDAVVAFLWGSDMGGHTFVGDEFETETAQSFIDLIYETADGYISVAVQSDKEWAALCRAFDKPEWLEDPRFATTALRQENIDDRLALTQEVLRSGTSAAWLERLEAEDVPCAPVLRRRDMIRHPQLQANETLVESEHPVAGTLRQARPAPRFSKTPTALRHPAPNLGQHSAEILRELGLGDDEIATLAAAGITTLEDNP
- a CDS encoding ABC transporter substrate-binding protein; this translates as MTGLNRNFGGFLLVVALAAASLVPGRAALADEAESFIKSFADRSLVEVIEPELPDDERSRRIKLLLREHVDIPTVSRFVLGRYWRKADETDREGFIRALEASLAYNLLTLLKNYSGESLVVDGSEPAGKSGKAIIVKSRMLQPQGEPFAIDWRLKRRDQGYRIIDVATEGVSMALTLRAEYGSFLKRKGDVSALTAALEKRLLTETSVSTAEAPQ